A region of the Cellulomonas sp. WB94 genome:
CCTTCGCCGGCGATCTGCTCGGCGGCCCGGTGGGCGCTCGTCGGGTCGAGATACCGCCCACCGCGCGGCGAGGCCCGCCCGTCGGACGCGATGTCATACACCAGGGGGTGCCCCGGCGGGAGGTTGAGCTCCTGGACCTCGCGCTCGTCGAGGTCGTCGATCAGTGCGCACAGCGCGCGCAGCGAGTTGCCGTGCGCGACGACGAGGACCGTTCCGCCGCGGCGGAGGACCGGGACGGTGCCGGCCCACCACGGCCCGACCCGGGCGATCACGTCGTGCAGCGACTCCCCCGCGCCGGCGGTCGAGAGCTCCGTCGCCGGTTCGGTGTAGCAGTCCGACGGCTCGACCGTCTCGGGCGCGGCGGGCGGCGGGGTGCCGTGCAGCGTCCGACGCAGGCTCATGAACCCCTCGGGGCCCAGCAGCTCCCGCGCATGGTGCTTGGCCATGCCCGTCAGGCACCCGTAGTCGCGCTCGACGAGCCGCCAGGACAGCTCCAGAGGCGCGTCCGCGAGCCCGAGGTCCGTGCGGATCACCTCGGCGGTCCTCCGCGCGCGGAGCATCGGCGAGCTGACCAGGACGTCGGGCAGCACGTCGCAGCCCTGCAGCAGCGCAGCAGCGGCGTGCGCCTGCTCGACGCCGGCGTCGGAGAGGTCCACGTCCATCCGGCCGGTGAACCGTCGAGCGGCGTTCAACGTGCTCTCTCCGTGCCGGACGACGACCAGCGCACCAGGGTGGCTCGTCATGCGAGCAGCCACATGACCAGGACTCCCAGCGCGGCGGCGCCGACGGCGAGGAGCAGCGTCCCGAGCGCGTTGACGACCGCGCTGCGGTAGGCGCCCGACTGCGCCAGGCGCACCGTCTCGACCATTGCGGTCGAGAACGTGGTGTACCCGCCGCAGAACCCGACGGCCGCGACCAGATAGGTAGTGGTCGGCAGGGAGTGGTAGGCGGATGCGCCCGCGAGCAGACCGAGGAGCGCCGAGCCCGAGACGTTGATCAGGACCGTCGCGAGCGGGAACACCTGGCTCCACCGGCCCCGGATCAGCCCGTCGACGACGAACCGGGTCGCCGCACCGAGGCCGCCGAGCAGCGCCACGAGGAGGAGGGTCATCGCGCCCCCTCGGACGCCGGGCTGTCGGACCTGCCGCGGCCCCGCGCCCGTCGTCGCACGTCGAGACGCGCCGCCACCGCGACGCCGAGCAGGCACGCGAGGAGCCCGCACGCCAGGCTCGCCACCGCATACGTCGCGGCGGTGAGCAGAGCGTCGTGGGCGAGCAGCCGCTCGAGCTCGAGCGCGAGGCTGCTGAAGGTCGTGAACCCGCCCAGCACGCCGGTGCCGAGCCCGAGGCGCACCGCGCGACGCCGCGGGTTCTCGCCGCCACGCCGCAGGAGCGCCTCGAGCAACGCGCCGAGCAGGAACGAGCCGACCACGTTGGCGACAAAGGTCGCAACGGGCCAGCCACCGTGGTTGGGCAGCGCCAGGCTCAGCAGGTAGCGGCCTGTCGTGCCGATCATGCCGCCGAGCGCGACGAGCGCGACGAGCCGGGGGTTCAGGTGGTGGGCAGCCGTCATCCACCGCTCCTGTGCGGTCCGACGCCGCCGTGCCGGCGATGCAGCCATGCCTTGTTCATCGGACGTCTCCAGCCGCGCCGGCACTCCTGGGCGGCGTCACTCTACGCCGCACCGAGCGGTCGCCGAGGCCGCCGGGCGCGCCCGCGACACGACGGGACGCCCGGGACCTTTGGTCACCGATCGGCCCGCTCACCAGCGCGTATCGTCCGAAAGACAGCACGTCCACTGCACTCAACGGAGAGATCAGTCATGGACACATCTCGTCACCAGGGCAAGGTCGCCATCGTCACCGGGGCGGCGAACGGCATCGGCCGCGCCACCGTCCTGCGGCTTGCGAACGAGGGCGCCACCGTCATCGGCTGCGACGTCAACGCTGCGGCACTCAGCGAGACCGAGCAGCTGCTGGCCGAGGCCGGCAAGACGGCCCAGCTGGTCGTGGCCGACATCAGCCGCCAGGACGACGTCGACCGCGTGGTCGCCGCGGCCGGACCCACGATCGACATCCTGGCGAACGTCGCCGGCATCATGGACCACTTCGTGCCGCTGGGCGACCTCGACGACGCGCTCTGGGAGCGGGTCATGGGGGTGAACGTCACCGGTGTGATGCGACTGACCCGGGCGGTTCTGCCGATCATGGAGACCGCTGGCCATGGCGCGATCGTGACCGTCGCGTCCAAGGCGTCCCTCGGCGCGGGTGCCGCGGGCGTCGCCTACACGACGTCGAAGCACGCCGTCATCGGCCTGGTCAAGAGCGTCGCCTACTTCTACGGCACCAAGGGCATCCGCTCCAACGCGGTCCTGCCCGGCGGAGTGATGACGGCGATCGGCGCCAGCTCGAACCCGCAGGTTCCCTGGGCCATGGAACGGGCTCAGCTGTCGATGGCCACGATCGCTCGCATGGCCGACCCCGACGAGATCGCGACGGTCATCTCGTGGCTCGCGTCCGACGAGGCGTCCAACGTCAACGGCGCGGTCGTCAGCGCCGACGGCGGCTGGGCCACGGCCTGAGCAGTCGAGCAGCACAGGACGGCGCCGCCCCCTCAGATCCGAGGGGGCGGCGCCGCGTGTGCTCCGGTGTGCGTCGTCGGGCCGGCACCCGGGGCGCGTCAGACCGACGTGGCCTCGAGCGACGTCTCGAGGTTGAGGATGTTCCCGTCGGGGTCGGCGAACCAGACGGCCTTCATCCCGTCCGACGTCGCGACGCCGTCCACCCAGGACGCGCCGGGGAGATCGAACGTCTGGAACTCCACGCCGCGCGCTCGGAGCGCCTCGACCTCGGTGTCGAACTGGCCCCCAGGGACGTCGAACGACACCGCTGTCGCCTTGTTGGTGCCGGCGTAGGCCGAGGGGTAGACGAGGATCTGGCTCGAACCCGCTCGGTACATGACCCCGTCGGGGGCATCACCGACCTGCGTGAGTCCGAGGACGTCCTCATAGAAGGTACGTGCCTTCTCGAGGTCCCGGACCGCGAGAGTGGGCACCGGTGTGAACTCGGAGAGCATGGCTCCTCCACTGCGGACCAGGCGACCGTCGACTGGTCGGCAAGGGCAACCTAAGTCCGACGGTGGCAGTCGGTCAACGGAGCGGCGAACGACCCACGACGACCACGTCCGGCTCGCCCCGGGCAGCCGGGATCTCCGTGACCTCCACGTCGTCGAAGTGCTCCGCCATCCGTGCCACGAAGGCTGGCATCGGCGCTGCGCTCCAGATCGCCAGCACCCCGCCCGGAGACAGCACCCGCGTGGTGGTGCGCAGGCCGTCGTCCGCGTACAGCCACGCATTGCCGGGCGTCACGAGCCACTCCGGGCCGTTGTCGACGTCGAGACAGATCGCATCGAGCGAGCCCTCGGGCGCGTCGGCCAGCCACGCGACCACGTCGGCCTCGTACGTGTGTACGCGAGGGTCACGCAGCGCATCGCCGTTCACTGCGGCGAGCGGGCCACGGTTCCACCGCAGCACCGCCGCCTCCCGCTCGACGACGTGCACCTCCCCGACACCCGGATGCGCGAGTGCGGCGGCGAGCGAGAACCCCACGCCCAGCCCACCGATCAGCATGCGGCCGGGCGGCGGCATCCGGTCCGCCGCCTCAGTCACATGGAGGCGCTCCGAGGTGCCGCCACGGGTGTCCATCAAGAAGACGCCGTTCGCCACGATCTCGTGGTGGCCCCCACCTCGGAGCAGCACCAGCTCCCCGCAGCACCCGGCGACCCGCTCGACGACAGTCATCCCTTGCAGCACGACAGCAGGCTACGACCCCCACCGCCGTGCTGGATCACGGCGCAGTCTCCCTCTCGGCCGCCCGACGGCGCGTGGTCGCGTTGGCGTGGTCCGAGAACCGTGGCACCCAGCGTGCGAGGCCGGCTGCAGCCAGCAGCCCGACCGCGCCCATCGACGCGATCCCCGCGGCAAGGCTTCCCAGGGCAGCACCCGCGGCGACCACGAGCGGCCCCCCGGCTACGCCTGCGTCGGAGAACAGGCGCCAGATCCCCAGGAACTGCGGCCGTACCG
Encoded here:
- a CDS encoding SDR family oxidoreductase — encoded protein: MDTSRHQGKVAIVTGAANGIGRATVLRLANEGATVIGCDVNAAALSETEQLLAEAGKTAQLVVADISRQDDVDRVVAAAGPTIDILANVAGIMDHFVPLGDLDDALWERVMGVNVTGVMRLTRAVLPIMETAGHGAIVTVASKASLGAGAAGVAYTTSKHAVIGLVKSVAYFYGTKGIRSNAVLPGGVMTAIGASSNPQVPWAMERAQLSMATIARMADPDEIATVISWLASDEASNVNGAVVSADGGWATA
- a CDS encoding spermidine synthase translates to MTVVERVAGCCGELVLLRGGGHHEIVANGVFLMDTRGGTSERLHVTEAADRMPPPGRMLIGGLGVGFSLAAALAHPGVGEVHVVEREAAVLRWNRGPLAAVNGDALRDPRVHTYEADVVAWLADAPEGSLDAICLDVDNGPEWLVTPGNAWLYADDGLRTTTRVLSPGGVLAIWSAAPMPAFVARMAEHFDDVEVTEIPAARGEPDVVVVGRSPLR
- a CDS encoding CrcB family protein, with the translated sequence MTAAHHLNPRLVALVALGGMIGTTGRYLLSLALPNHGGWPVATFVANVVGSFLLGALLEALLRRGGENPRRRAVRLGLGTGVLGGFTTFSSLALELERLLAHDALLTAATYAVASLACGLLACLLGVAVAARLDVRRRARGRGRSDSPASEGAR
- a CDS encoding 2,3-bisphosphoglycerate-dependent phosphoglycerate mutase; this translates as MTSHPGALVVVRHGESTLNAARRFTGRMDVDLSDAGVEQAHAAAALLQGCDVLPDVLVSSPMLRARRTAEVIRTDLGLADAPLELSWRLVERDYGCLTGMAKHHARELLGPEGFMSLRRTLHGTPPPAAPETVEPSDCYTEPATELSTAGAGESLHDVIARVGPWWAGTVPVLRRGGTVLVVAHGNSLRALCALIDDLDEREVQELNLPPGHPLVYDIASDGRASPRGGRYLDPTSAHRAAEQIAGEGGT
- a CDS encoding CrcB family protein → MTLLLVALLGGLGAATRFVVDGLIRGRWSQVFPLATVLINVSGSALLGLLAGASAYHSLPTTTYLVAAVGFCGGYTTFSTAMVETVRLAQSGAYRSAVVNALGTLLLAVGAAALGVLVMWLLA
- a CDS encoding VOC family protein, with protein sequence MLSEFTPVPTLAVRDLEKARTFYEDVLGLTQVGDAPDGVMYRAGSSQILVYPSAYAGTNKATAVSFDVPGGQFDTEVEALRARGVEFQTFDLPGASWVDGVATSDGMKAVWFADPDGNILNLETSLEATSV